One Halobacterium sp. DL1 DNA window includes the following coding sequences:
- a CDS encoding helicase gives MTETRGMDAFSHLGPEVREALSERGFSTPTEPQRRAIPALADGRNGLVVAPTGTGKTETAMLPVLNSIAEQGAPEGFAALYITPLRALNRDMRERLDWWGETLGIDVDVRHGDTTQYQRTKQANDPPDVLVTTPETLQAMLSGEKLRNGLADVRHVVVDEVHELAGAKRGTQLSIGLERLVELAGNFQRIGLSATVGDPKEVGAFLTGGRGCEIIEVDVASKVDFTVREPEVTRADERMGNELMTSPEMASHVREIRRIVEAHDSVLVFVNTRQTAEALGSRFKELDANIGVHHGSLSKDARIEVEDQFKAGELDGLLCTSSMELGIDVGRIDHVVQYASPREVARLLQRVGRAGHRRDEVSEGTVITGHPDDTFEALAIARRAAAGDVETTQIHHGSLDTVANQIVGIAMDFGETSARHAYQILTRAYPFHDLKESTFREVALELHSNRVVYVDEEEDTISKSGGTWQYYYANLSMIPDEETYDVYDMAAGRQVGTLDERFVVNFVEPGATFVQRGEMWRITNIDEEEEEVNVSPIEDPAGEVPSWTGQEIPVPYDVAQEVGEMREVAGDQLAAGGTREGVAREFTTRYPTDQYTTEQALDQVSRQVEADTPVPTDDRLVVEQMGQTIGVNACFGHETNETLGRLLSSLLGQQTGSSVGMDVGPYRIELEVPARVSANEVVDLLRETDPDHVEPLLELSLKRSDTLKFTLAQVAAKFGALKRWKGRDGVGLSRLLGALEDTPVYDEAIREVFHTDLDVERASAVLEAIQSDELDVEIVGERTAIGTGGRSSGQELLTPQNADASVVQAIRDRIQDDRVNLFCTHCKDWERETTVSRVSDQPECPRCGSTRIAALSPWADEVVTAVRADEKDEEQEKQTERAYRNASIVQSHGKQAIIALSARGVGPQNAARVINRHREDEADFYRDILEREREYARTKAFW, from the coding sequence GTGACTGAGACGCGGGGGATGGACGCGTTCTCGCACCTCGGCCCCGAGGTCCGCGAGGCGCTCTCCGAGCGCGGATTCTCCACGCCCACGGAGCCACAGCGCCGCGCGATTCCGGCGCTCGCGGACGGGCGAAACGGCCTCGTCGTCGCGCCGACTGGCACCGGGAAGACGGAGACGGCGATGCTCCCGGTGTTGAACAGCATCGCCGAGCAGGGGGCGCCGGAGGGGTTTGCTGCGCTGTACATCACGCCGCTGCGGGCGCTCAACCGCGACATGCGCGAGCGCCTCGACTGGTGGGGGGAGACGCTGGGCATCGACGTCGACGTGCGCCACGGCGACACGACGCAGTACCAGCGCACGAAGCAGGCGAACGACCCGCCGGACGTGCTCGTGACGACACCGGAGACGCTGCAGGCGATGCTCAGCGGAGAGAAACTGCGGAACGGGCTCGCCGACGTGCGCCACGTCGTCGTCGACGAGGTCCACGAACTCGCGGGCGCGAAGCGGGGGACACAGCTCTCCATCGGCCTAGAGCGACTCGTCGAGCTGGCGGGGAACTTCCAGCGAATCGGCCTCTCTGCCACCGTCGGCGACCCGAAGGAGGTCGGCGCGTTCCTCACGGGGGGACGGGGCTGCGAAATCATCGAGGTGGACGTGGCCTCGAAGGTCGACTTCACGGTCAGGGAACCAGAGGTGACGCGGGCGGACGAGCGGATGGGGAACGAACTGATGACCAGCCCCGAGATGGCGAGCCACGTCCGGGAGATTCGGCGCATCGTCGAGGCCCACGACTCGGTGCTCGTCTTCGTGAACACGCGCCAGACGGCCGAGGCGCTGGGCTCGCGGTTCAAGGAACTCGACGCGAACATCGGCGTCCACCATGGGTCGCTGTCGAAGGACGCCCGCATCGAGGTCGAGGACCAGTTCAAGGCCGGGGAACTCGACGGCCTGCTCTGCACGTCCTCGATGGAACTCGGCATCGACGTCGGGCGCATCGACCACGTCGTGCAGTACGCGTCGCCCCGGGAGGTTGCCCGCCTGCTCCAGCGCGTCGGCCGCGCGGGCCACCGCCGCGACGAGGTCAGCGAGGGCACTGTCATCACTGGCCACCCGGACGACACGTTCGAGGCGCTCGCTATCGCCCGGCGGGCGGCCGCCGGGGACGTTGAGACGACCCAGATACACCACGGTAGCCTCGACACCGTGGCGAACCAGATCGTCGGCATCGCAATGGACTTCGGTGAGACGAGCGCCCGCCACGCCTACCAGATACTCACCCGGGCGTACCCGTTCCACGACCTCAAGGAGTCGACGTTCCGCGAGGTGGCCCTGGAACTCCACTCGAACCGCGTCGTCTACGTCGACGAGGAGGAGGACACCATCTCCAAATCTGGCGGCACGTGGCAGTACTACTACGCGAACCTCTCGATGATTCCGGACGAGGAGACGTACGACGTCTACGACATGGCCGCGGGCCGGCAGGTCGGGACACTCGACGAGCGCTTCGTCGTGAACTTCGTCGAACCCGGCGCGACGTTCGTCCAGCGCGGGGAGATGTGGCGCATCACGAACATCGACGAGGAGGAAGAGGAGGTCAACGTCTCGCCCATCGAAGACCCGGCGGGCGAGGTGCCGTCGTGGACAGGCCAGGAGATTCCAGTCCCCTACGACGTGGCCCAGGAGGTCGGCGAGATGCGCGAGGTGGCCGGCGACCAGCTCGCCGCGGGCGGGACCCGCGAGGGCGTGGCCCGCGAGTTCACGACTCGCTACCCGACCGACCAGTACACCACCGAGCAGGCGCTCGACCAGGTCAGCCGGCAAGTCGAGGCCGACACGCCGGTGCCGACCGACGACCGACTCGTCGTCGAGCAGATGGGACAAACCATCGGCGTGAACGCCTGCTTCGGCCACGAGACCAACGAGACGCTCGGGCGCCTGCTCTCGTCACTGCTCGGCCAGCAGACCGGCTCCTCGGTGGGGATGGACGTCGGACCCTACCGCATCGAACTGGAGGTTCCGGCGCGCGTGAGCGCCAACGAGGTGGTCGACCTGCTCCGCGAGACGGACCCCGACCACGTCGAACCGCTGCTGGAACTCAGCCTGAAGCGCTCGGACACGCTGAAGTTCACGCTCGCGCAGGTCGCCGCGAAGTTCGGGGCGCTCAAGCGATGGAAAGGTCGGGATGGCGTCGGCCTCTCCCGCCTCCTCGGCGCGCTCGAGGACACGCCGGTGTACGACGAGGCCATCCGCGAGGTATTCCACACGGACCTCGACGTCGAACGCGCGAGCGCCGTACTCGAGGCCATCCAGTCCGACGAACTCGACGTGGAAATCGTCGGCGAGCGCACCGCCATCGGCACCGGCGGGCGGTCGTCCGGTCAGGAGCTACTCACCCCGCAGAACGCCGACGCGAGTGTCGTGCAGGCCATCCGGGACCGCATCCAGGACGACCGCGTGAACCTCTTCTGCACGCACTGCAAGGACTGGGAGCGCGAGACGACGGTGAGCCGCGTGAGCGACCAGCCAGAATGCCCGCGCTGTGGGTCGACGCGCATCGCCGCGCTGTCGCCGTGGGCCGACGAGGTGGTCACCGCGGTCCGGGCGGACGAGAAGGACGAGGAACAGGAGAAGCAGACCGAGCGGGCCTACCGGAACGCGAGCATCGTCCAGAGCCACGGCAAGCAAGCGATAATCGCGCTCTCCGCCCGCGGCGTCGGCCCGCAGAACGCCGCCCGCGTCATCAACCGCCACCGGGAGGACGAGGCCGACTTCTACCGCGACATCCTCGAACGCGAGCGGGAGTACGCCCGCACGAAGGCGTTCTGGTAG
- a CDS encoding xylose isomerase: protein MKVGTTVGPHIDVVEGDTDSFDFVEPALNPRDNPVDDIDAEHWRDELDAAGLDCTVHLPHFPHLATTVQEVDEGIRQYQERALDVGATLGATKAVVHGKTRLNDEGDRAAFVEQASWLAEAAAERGVELTVENMGYSGGFTLDELPAVVEEAGASVCFDVGHAFREGGQDAVESFLADHGDMVSHLHVHDARSRGDDHIPVGTGEVDFVPVMEWAGGRDVTVAVELLVDEFAFNRDSVRRLREMASD, encoded by the coding sequence ATGAAGGTCGGAACCACCGTCGGACCGCACATCGACGTCGTCGAAGGTGACACCGACTCCTTCGACTTCGTGGAACCCGCGCTCAATCCCCGGGACAATCCGGTCGACGACATCGACGCCGAGCACTGGCGCGACGAACTCGACGCCGCTGGCCTGGACTGCACGGTCCACCTCCCGCACTTTCCCCACCTCGCGACGACAGTCCAGGAAGTGGACGAGGGCATCCGACAGTACCAGGAGCGCGCACTGGACGTGGGGGCGACCCTGGGCGCCACGAAGGCTGTCGTCCACGGGAAGACCCGCCTGAACGACGAGGGGGACAGAGCGGCGTTCGTCGAACAGGCGAGTTGGCTGGCCGAGGCCGCCGCCGAACGAGGTGTCGAACTCACAGTCGAGAACATGGGGTACTCGGGCGGCTTCACGCTCGACGAACTCCCGGCGGTCGTCGAGGAGGCGGGCGCGAGCGTCTGCTTCGACGTCGGCCACGCGTTCCGCGAGGGCGGACAGGACGCTGTCGAATCGTTCCTCGCCGACCACGGCGACATGGTCAGCCACCTGCACGTCCACGACGCTCGCTCCAGGGGAGACGACCACATCCCGGTCGGCACCGGCGAAGTCGACTTCGTCCCCGTGATGGAGTGGGCAGGGGGCCGCGACGTGACCGTGGCGGTCGAACTGCTCGTCGACGAGTTCGCTTTCAACCGCGACAGCGTCCGGCGACTCCGGGAGATGGCGTCCGACTGA
- a CDS encoding phosphoesterase yields MALVEPVPGAPAAIADVGSRALVVADYHAGIERSLRREGLEVRSRSTQRRERLLRLVEETRADRVIVLGDLGHDIATPVGDEREELAELFDALTVPVTLVVGNHDGGIGDEFDIEVTPPEGACIGDIGFAHGHTWPSPEVLEAEAVCVGHEHPAVRLEDDVGGTRVERAWLRGPLVAAPFEEHHGEAIDVNGDLSVFPAFNDLSGGTWVNVEGQGFLAPFLPEGCPNAQLYLLDGTRLGRYDHV; encoded by the coding sequence ATGGCGCTCGTCGAGCCAGTGCCGGGCGCACCCGCCGCCATCGCGGACGTCGGTAGTAGAGCGCTCGTGGTCGCAGACTACCACGCGGGCATCGAGAGGTCGCTGCGCCGCGAGGGACTCGAAGTGCGGAGCCGTAGCACCCAGCGCCGCGAGCGCCTGCTGCGACTCGTCGAGGAGACCCGTGCCGACCGGGTGATCGTTCTCGGCGACCTGGGCCACGACATCGCGACGCCGGTCGGCGACGAGCGCGAGGAACTCGCGGAGCTGTTCGACGCCCTGACCGTGCCAGTGACGCTCGTCGTCGGCAACCACGACGGCGGCATCGGCGACGAGTTCGACATCGAGGTGACGCCGCCGGAGGGCGCGTGCATCGGGGACATCGGCTTCGCACACGGCCACACCTGGCCGAGCCCAGAGGTGCTCGAAGCGGAGGCGGTCTGCGTCGGACACGAACACCCGGCGGTCCGCCTGGAGGACGACGTCGGCGGCACGCGCGTCGAGCGGGCGTGGCTCCGCGGCCCACTGGTCGCCGCGCCGTTCGAGGAACACCACGGCGAGGCCATCGACGTGAACGGCGACCTCTCGGTGTTCCCGGCGTTCAACGACCTCTCCGGCGGGACCTGGGTGAACGTGGAGGGCCAGGGCTTCCTCGCGCCGTTCCTCCCCGAGGGCTGTCCGAACGCCCAGCTCTACCTGCTCGACGGGACGCGACTCGGCCGCTACGACCACGTGTAG
- a CDS encoding replication protein A (binds single-stranded DNA), with protein sequence MNIDDHAEELASDLGVDKAEVKENLQNLVEYSVPVEEAKRSLRRKFGDEGEGQSGGPTAANIADIGPDSGNVTVTVKVLTAGQRSIRYQGDDHVIREGELADETGTLSYTAWEDFGLEPGDTVTIGNASVREWEGNAELNFGESASVSKADDIDVPDDVGGDRDLADLQPGDRGRNVEVRVTEVETRTIDGRDGETEILSGVLGDESARLPFTDWNPHDELTEGASVRLEDVYVREFRGVPSVNVSEFSTVSTLDREVEIGGPTRLTIREAVERGGAYDVELVGNVIEVRDGSGLIQRCPECGRVVQKGQCRQHGDVEGEDDLRVKAILDDGTETVTVVLDRDLTERVYGGGIEDARQQARDAMDQEVVADTIAEKLVGAEYRVRGHLSVDEYGANLETVEFDESDDDPAERARSFLSEVEA encoded by the coding sequence ATGAACATCGACGATCACGCCGAGGAGCTCGCCTCCGACCTCGGTGTAGACAAAGCGGAGGTCAAAGAGAACCTGCAGAACCTCGTGGAGTACAGCGTCCCGGTAGAGGAGGCCAAGCGGAGCCTGCGCCGGAAGTTCGGCGACGAGGGCGAAGGCCAGTCGGGCGGTCCGACCGCCGCGAACATTGCCGACATCGGACCTGACAGCGGCAACGTCACCGTCACGGTGAAAGTCCTCACGGCCGGGCAGCGCTCCATCCGCTACCAGGGCGACGACCACGTCATCCGGGAGGGCGAACTCGCCGACGAGACCGGAACGCTATCCTACACCGCGTGGGAGGACTTCGGCCTCGAACCCGGCGACACGGTCACCATCGGGAACGCGAGCGTCCGCGAGTGGGAGGGCAACGCCGAGTTGAACTTCGGCGAGTCCGCCTCGGTCAGCAAGGCCGACGACATCGACGTCCCCGACGACGTGGGCGGCGACCGCGACCTCGCCGACCTCCAGCCCGGCGACCGCGGCCGAAACGTCGAGGTGCGCGTCACAGAGGTCGAGACGCGGACCATCGACGGCCGCGACGGCGAGACGGAGATTCTGAGCGGCGTGCTCGGCGACGAGTCCGCCCGCCTCCCGTTCACCGACTGGAACCCCCACGACGAACTCACCGAGGGCGCCTCCGTACGCCTCGAGGACGTCTACGTCCGGGAGTTCCGGGGCGTCCCGTCCGTGAACGTCTCGGAGTTCTCGACAGTCTCGACCCTCGACCGTGAGGTCGAAATCGGCGGTCCGACCCGCCTCACCATCCGTGAAGCCGTCGAACGCGGCGGCGCCTACGACGTGGAACTCGTCGGCAACGTCATCGAGGTGCGGGACGGCTCCGGGCTCATCCAGCGCTGTCCGGAGTGCGGTCGCGTGGTCCAGAAGGGACAGTGCCGCCAGCACGGCGACGTCGAGGGCGAGGACGACCTGCGCGTGAAGGCCATCCTCGACGACGGCACGGAGACCGTCACGGTCGTCCTGGACCGCGACCTCACCGAGAGGGTGTACGGCGGCGGCATCGAGGACGCACGCCAGCAGGCCCGCGACGCGATGGACCAGGAGGTCGTCGCGGACACCATCGCGGAGAAACTCGTCGGCGCGGAGTACCGCGTGCGCGGCCACCTCTCGGTCGACGAGTACGGCGCGAACCTCGAGACCGTCGAGTTCGACGAGAGCGACGACGACCCAGCGGAGCGCGCCCGTAGCTTCCTCTCGGAGGTGGAAGCATGA
- a CDS encoding 5-amino-6-(5-phosphoribosylamino)uracil reductase (catalyzes the formation of 5-amino-6-(5-phosphoribitylamino)uracil from 5-amino-6-(5-phosphoribosylamino)uracil) produces MHVVVNAAMSADGKLSTRRREQVAISGPEDFDRVDALRADVDAVMVGVGTVLADNPSLTLDDADRIREREERGDSPHPARVVADSHARTPPDAKILDGTAETFVLVAEEEPRGHRKSLEEAGATVVVAGENRVWLPDALPQLESHGVERLMVEGGGELIFSLFEAGLVDELSVYVAPKIIGGRDAPTLADGEGFVDDFPELALTGVERLDDGVLLRYDC; encoded by the coding sequence ATGCACGTCGTCGTGAACGCCGCGATGAGCGCGGACGGGAAACTCTCCACGCGCCGCCGCGAGCAGGTCGCCATCAGCGGGCCCGAGGACTTCGACCGCGTGGACGCCCTCCGCGCCGACGTCGACGCCGTGATGGTCGGCGTGGGCACCGTTCTCGCGGACAACCCCTCGCTCACCCTCGACGACGCTGACCGCATCCGCGAGCGCGAGGAACGCGGGGACTCCCCGCACCCGGCCCGGGTCGTAGCGGACTCGCACGCACGCACGCCCCCCGACGCGAAGATTCTCGACGGCACCGCGGAGACGTTCGTCCTCGTCGCCGAGGAGGAGCCCCGGGGCCACCGCAAGTCCCTCGAAGAGGCCGGCGCGACGGTGGTCGTCGCGGGCGAGAACCGCGTCTGGCTCCCGGACGCACTCCCGCAACTGGAGAGCCACGGCGTCGAGCGCCTGATGGTCGAGGGCGGCGGCGAACTCATCTTCTCGCTGTTCGAGGCCGGCCTCGTCGACGAACTGTCAGTGTACGTCGCACCGAAGATAATCGGCGGCCGTGACGCCCCGACGCTCGCCGACGGCGAAGGGTTCGTCGACGACTTCCCGGAGCTAGCGCTGACGGGCGTCGAGCGCCTCGACGACGGCGTACTGCTCCGGTACGACTGCTAG
- a CDS encoding glycosyl transferase, translated as MRVLSLVTNDTANFYRQQVAGLRNRGHTVDTLPVPGNIGTDGERTGSRPVSSYLWYYPRAVVAAAGAYDVVHANYGLTGPPAVLQPFHPVVLTLWGSDVTGDISLLSRACARFADAVVVMSREMADIVGGDCHVIPHGVEFQTFRPLPQSTARTEVGWDSEAHQVLFPYGPAREEKNFSRAERIVEEARTRLDDPVELQTMSGVPHERVPWYMNAANAMLLTSTREGSPNTVKEALACNLPVVTTDVGDTAQRVEGVTHSTASNDDEVLVDALVAVLRSGERSNGREAVADLQLANQLDRIEAVYRQVV; from the coding sequence GTGCGCGTACTCAGCCTCGTCACCAACGACACCGCCAACTTCTACCGCCAGCAGGTCGCGGGCCTCCGGAACCGCGGCCACACCGTCGATACGCTCCCCGTGCCCGGGAACATCGGAACCGACGGGGAACGCACCGGGAGTAGACCCGTTTCGTCGTACCTCTGGTACTATCCACGAGCGGTCGTCGCCGCGGCCGGAGCGTACGACGTCGTCCACGCCAACTACGGGCTAACCGGCCCGCCGGCGGTTCTCCAGCCGTTCCACCCGGTCGTACTCACCCTGTGGGGGAGCGACGTGACGGGGGACATCTCGCTTCTCAGCCGTGCCTGTGCCCGGTTCGCGGACGCCGTCGTCGTGATGTCCCGGGAGATGGCGGACATCGTCGGCGGCGACTGTCACGTGATTCCACACGGTGTCGAGTTCCAGACGTTCCGGCCACTGCCACAGTCGACTGCGCGCACGGAGGTCGGCTGGGACTCCGAGGCCCACCAGGTACTGTTCCCCTATGGCCCTGCACGGGAGGAGAAGAACTTCTCGCGAGCGGAACGCATTGTGGAAGAGGCGAGGACTCGACTCGATGACCCGGTAGAACTGCAGACCATGTCAGGAGTACCGCACGAACGCGTCCCGTGGTACATGAACGCCGCCAACGCGATGCTCCTCACCTCCACGCGGGAGGGGTCGCCGAACACGGTGAAGGAAGCGCTCGCCTGCAATCTCCCGGTAGTCACGACCGACGTCGGGGATACCGCCCAGCGGGTCGAAGGAGTCACGCACTCGACGGCCAGCAACGACGACGAGGTGCTCGTGGACGCGCTCGTCGCGGTGCTCCGTTCCGGGGAACGCTCCAACGGCCGAGAGGCAGTTGCGGACCTCCAGCTAGCGAATCAACTCGACCGGATCGAGGCGGTCTACCGACAGGTGGTCTGA
- a CDS encoding thioredoxin reductase, whose amino-acid sequence MSDEPRVEIYTKNDCPYCEKAKELFDAKGVDYVTYNVTGDDDLFAEMKERANGRETAPEVFVDDELIGGWDDTSELDQTGELDELLGIADDGPDVEAHRKLIITGTGIAALTAAIYAGRSNNDPLLFEGDEPGGQLTLTTEVDNYPGFPEGISGPDLINNMKEQAERFGADIEHGMVASVDDSVRPFRVELTDGTVYTADAVIAGSGASARTLGIPGEDELMGFGVSTCATCDGAFFKGEDMVVVGGGDAAAEEATFLTKFADTVYLVHRREDLRAEDYWEDRVQKHVDAGDIEVLWNTEALEVEGSKEGGVESVTLAEHPEGHPTEKLDAEQTEEFSLPVGAFFVAIGHTPNTEYLQDTGVELDEEGYILTKGGEGGEQTHTDVEGIFGAGDVVDAHYQQAVTAAGMGCKAAIDADDYLESEAAAATGEGSEAAPADD is encoded by the coding sequence ATGAGCGACGAGCCCCGAGTGGAGATCTACACGAAAAACGACTGCCCGTACTGCGAGAAGGCGAAGGAGCTCTTCGACGCGAAGGGCGTCGACTACGTGACGTACAACGTGACCGGCGACGACGACCTGTTCGCGGAGATGAAGGAGCGCGCGAACGGCAGGGAGACCGCACCCGAGGTGTTCGTCGACGACGAACTGATCGGCGGCTGGGACGACACCAGCGAACTCGACCAGACCGGCGAACTCGACGAACTGCTCGGCATCGCCGACGACGGACCGGACGTCGAGGCGCACCGCAAACTCATCATCACCGGAACCGGCATCGCGGCGCTGACCGCGGCCATCTACGCGGGCCGCTCGAACAACGACCCGCTGCTGTTCGAGGGCGACGAACCCGGTGGACAGCTCACGCTCACCACCGAGGTGGACAACTACCCCGGCTTCCCGGAGGGCATCTCTGGGCCGGACCTCATCAACAACATGAAAGAGCAGGCCGAGCGCTTCGGCGCCGACATCGAACACGGCATGGTGGCGTCTGTCGACGACTCGGTGCGCCCGTTCCGCGTCGAACTGACCGACGGCACCGTCTACACGGCGGACGCCGTCATCGCGGGCTCCGGCGCCAGCGCGCGCACTCTCGGTATCCCGGGCGAGGACGAACTGATGGGCTTCGGCGTCTCGACCTGTGCGACCTGCGACGGCGCGTTCTTCAAGGGCGAGGACATGGTCGTCGTCGGCGGCGGCGACGCGGCCGCCGAGGAGGCCACGTTCCTCACGAAGTTTGCGGACACCGTCTACCTCGTCCACCGCCGCGAGGACCTCCGCGCGGAGGACTACTGGGAGGACCGCGTCCAGAAGCACGTCGACGCCGGCGACATCGAGGTGCTGTGGAACACGGAGGCTCTCGAGGTCGAGGGCTCGAAGGAAGGCGGCGTCGAGAGCGTCACGCTGGCCGAGCACCCCGAGGGCCACCCGACGGAGAAACTCGACGCGGAGCAGACCGAGGAGTTCTCGCTGCCGGTCGGGGCGTTCTTCGTCGCCATCGGCCACACGCCGAACACGGAGTACCTCCAGGACACGGGCGTCGAACTCGACGAGGAGGGGTACATTCTGACGAAGGGTGGCGAGGGCGGTGAGCAGACCCACACCGACGTCGAGGGCATCTTCGGCGCGGGCGACGTCGTCGACGCCCACTACCAGCAGGCGGTCACCGCGGCCGGCATGGGCTGCAAGGCTGCCATCGACGCCGACGACTACCTCGAGAGCGAGGCTGCGGCGGCGACCGGCGAAGGCAGCGAAGCGGCGCCCGCCGACGACTGA